CAACCGGCCGCTGCTGCTCCTGGCCGATGAGCCGACCGGCAACCTCGACCCGGAGACCGCCGACGGCATCATGACCCTGCTGTCCCAGATCAACCGGGGCGGGACCACCGTGGTCATGTCCACCCACAACGCCCGCGCCGTCGACGACATGCGTCGCCGCGTCATCGAACTGCACCTGGGCACCCTCGTCCGCGACGACACCCACGGTGTCTACGGCGAATCGCGATAGGAGTAAAGGACAGACATGAAACTGGGATTCGTCTTCCGCGAGGCGCTGCGCGGCCTGGGCCGCAACATCACCATGACCATCGCCCTGGTCATCACCACGGCCATCTCCCTGGCACTGTTGGCCACCGGCTTCCTGGTCACCCAGATGACCGAGGACACCAAGGACATCTACCTCGACCGCGTCGAGGTGATGATCCAGTTCGACGAGGAGGTCTCCGCGAACGACCCGGACTGCTCCTCCGAGGCCTGCCTCGAGGTCCGCAACCTCGTAGAGGGCGCCGACGGGGTGGATTCCGTCATCTACCGGTCCCGCGAGCAGTCCCACGAGCGTTTCCTCGAGGTATTCCAGGACACCGATCCGCAGCTGGCGACGGAGACCTCCCCGGACGCCCTGCCCGCCGCCCTCCATGTGCGCCTGAGCGATCCGCTCGACCAGGCCCCGCTCGACCCGGTGCGTGACCTGCCGCAGGTGGACACCGTCGTCGACCAGGTCGATGACCTGCGGGGGGCGACCGACAACCTCGACGCCGTCCGCAACGCCACCTTCCTCGTCGCCGCCGTCCAGGCCATCGCCGCGATCTTCCTCATCGCCAACATGGTGCAGATCGCCGCCTTCAGCCGCCGGGAGGAGATGGCCATCATGCGCATGGTCGGCGCGTCCCGCTGGTACACGCAGGCCCCGTTCGTGCTCGAGGCGATCTTCGCCACCCTCATCGGCGCGGTCCTGGCCACGGCCGGGCTGTTCCTGGGCAAGGAGTTCGTCATCGACAAGGCTCTGCGTGGCCTCTACGACTCGCAGCTCATCGCCCCGGTGACCACCAACGACATCTGGCTGGTCGCCCCGATCGTCGCCATCGTCGGCGTCATCTTCTCCGGGCTGACCGCGCAGATCGCGCTGCGCAGCTATGTGAGAAAGTAGAGCCATGACCTGGACCCTGGCGCTGACCGCCACCGCAAACGGCGTCGGTGCCGCCGTGGACACCCCCGACGCCGCACCCCGGACCGTTGGCTACTTCCCCGATGTCGCCCGCGCGGTGCGCTTCGCCGCCGACGAAGGCGGGAGCCGTACCCCGTCCCGCGCCGTGATGATCATCCCCGCGGGCATCACCGAATACGACCTCAAGTGGTTCCTCGGCGAGCTGGTCATCGCGGGCATCCCCGCCCAGCAGGTCCAGGTCCGCGCCGACTACGAGATCCTCACCACCGCCACGGACTCGCGCATCCTGCTTATCGACGCCGACCGGGACATCATGGTCACCCCCTCCGGCCGCGAACCTGCCGCACCGTCCCGCGCCACCGAACTCGCCGCCGAGAGCCCCACCACCGTGGTGCTCACCGGGCACCCTGAGGAGCGGGAGAAACTCGATCCCGAGTACGACTCCCTCACCCCGACCATCCTCGACTGGCCGCAGATCGCCCTGCTGGCGCTGGAGCACCCCAGCGACCTGTCCCTGATCTCCCCGCCGGAACCGGGAGCGGAGCAGCCGGAGGAGGCCGCGGCCTCGACAGCGACCCCGACCGCACCCGCGGCCACCCGGTCGACCTCGACGATCCTGCTCATCCTTCTGATCGCTGTCGCGGTCGT
Above is a window of Corynebacterium suedekumii DNA encoding:
- the ftsX gene encoding permease-like cell division protein FtsX, with amino-acid sequence MKLGFVFREALRGLGRNITMTIALVITTAISLALLATGFLVTQMTEDTKDIYLDRVEVMIQFDEEVSANDPDCSSEACLEVRNLVEGADGVDSVIYRSREQSHERFLEVFQDTDPQLATETSPDALPAALHVRLSDPLDQAPLDPVRDLPQVDTVVDQVDDLRGATDNLDAVRNATFLVAAVQAIAAIFLIANMVQIAAFSRREEMAIMRMVGASRWYTQAPFVLEAIFATLIGAVLATAGLFLGKEFVIDKALRGLYDSQLIAPVTTNDIWLVAPIVAIVGVIFSGLTAQIALRSYVRK